The sequence TTAAATAAAAAATTCAGAAACGAAAACCCAGTTCGGTATACAGTTTTGACTAATGGAGTGGCATTTGCCCTTTATAATTGGGATGAGGAAGAACCTATATTAATTTGTAATTTTGAAGATTTTAATGAGAATAGTGTACTCTTTAAAAAACTCATTTCCTTGTTGGATGTAAAACATGTAAAACATTTAGCTGGCAATGTAGACTTCTCGCTTCAGAATTTTTTGAGTAAACCAACTGTAGAAGAAGTAAAATCATCATTTAATAGATGTCATAATATTATTTGGAAAAAGGAAAAGATCAGTCCAACAGATGCTTTTTATGAATTTTCTAAGATAATTTTCGTAAAGCTTAGTGAAGATGCTCGTATACACAGATTAAAGAATGAAAATAAAGAACTTCGACGGACTGATTTTAAGTTTTCAACAGACTGGCTTGAAGAGCGGGAAATTGAAACAGAAAATCCACTAAGTTCAATTTTGTTTAAAGATATTTATGACAAGCTTCAAGAGGAGATTGATAAAAATAAAAAGAAACAAATTTTCCTAGAAGGTCAAATAGAGTTAAAAGCCCCAACAATCAAAGAGGTGGTTAGAGTGTTACAAAACTACGATCTCTATGCCATAGACGAAGACTTAAATGGCCGTATGTTTGAAACATTCTTAAACGCTACAATCAGAGGTAAGGAATTAGGTCAATACTTCACACCCAGAAAAGTCGTTAAGTTTATGACTAAGCTCGCAAATCTGAGGATTGTAAGAGAGAACGATAAAAACAAAATTGATAGAGTTCTTGACGCATGTTGTGGTAGTGGAGGTTTTCTCATTGATGCAATGGCAGACTTAACCAGTAAAGTCGAACTCAATAATAGCCTTATACCATATAAAAACGAACTTTTTACTCAAATAAAAACTGAGGCTCTTTGGGGAATAGAAGCCAATCCCAAAATTTCTAGGGTGGCCAGAATAAACATGTATGCGCATGGTGATGGTGGAAGTAGGATTTATTGTGCCGACTCATTAGATAAAAACATTTCTATCACTAAAGGCACTAATCCAATTATTAAGAAAGAATTAGAAGAACTAAAGAAACTTCTCGTGGAAGAAGGGGTTGAATTTGATGTGGTTCTTACTAATCCACCTTTTAGTATGTCTTACAGCCAAAAAGATAAGGATGAAAAAGAAGTCCTTTTACAATATGCAAATTCAGATTATACACAAAATCTGACCTTAAAAAGTGGAACAACGGAACTAAAATCTTCAGTAAAATCGAATGTTTTATTTATTGCTAGGTACAACAGTTTATTGAGAAAAGGTGGAAAATTACTAATTATTTTGGACAACTCTGTTCTTAACAGTTATTCTCATAAAGAATACAGAGATTATATTAGGAATAATTTCATTATTAAAGCCATTTTTCAATTACCAACTCATACTTTTGTTAATCAAGAGGCGGGTGGTATCACCTCAATTCTATATCTTGAAAAGAGAATATCAGCAGTACAAGAACAGCCCCCTGTTTTTGCAAGGGAAATAGAAAATGTAGGTCACAGTACATCAGGGAAAGAATTGTCCGTAGATGATTTTGATAATGTCCTGAAGGAATATAAAAGATACGAATTAGAGGGGAAACTCTATTTTAAAGGTGAAAAACCATTGAAGGATTATGAACACGATCTACTCTTTCTGGTCCCAGCCGAAAAGATTCCAGACAGATTAGATGTCTTTTTTCACCAACCAAGCTATCACAATCTTTTAAGTAAACTTCGCTCTTTGAGCAGTAAAGGCAAATGTGAAATAAAGACCTTGTCTGATTTTGAAAAAATACCGAACATAGACACAGAAGAAACAGATGATTCAGACGCGATATACAAATATATTGATATCAGCACCATTGATAAGGAGAGAG is a genomic window of Patescibacteria group bacterium containing:
- a CDS encoding N-6 DNA methylase → MNSQKNIFCDISSLSNESDVEQFFVIRLLQYLGYSDNQIKTKTSLDEFLIGKGAKNEKYKPDYVCFVNNKPKIVIDAKSPQENINNYVYQVSGYALALNKKFRNENPVRYTVLTNGVAFALYNWDEEEPILICNFEDFNENSVLFKKLISLLDVKHVKHLAGNVDFSLQNFLSKPTVEEVKSSFNRCHNIIWKKEKISPTDAFYEFSKIIFVKLSEDARIHRLKNENKELRRTDFKFSTDWLEEREIETENPLSSILFKDIYDKLQEEIDKNKKKQIFLEGQIELKAPTIKEVVRVLQNYDLYAIDEDLNGRMFETFLNATIRGKELGQYFTPRKVVKFMTKLANLRIVRENDKNKIDRVLDACCGSGGFLIDAMADLTSKVELNNSLIPYKNELFTQIKTEALWGIEANPKISRVARINMYAHGDGGSRIYCADSLDKNISITKGTNPIIKKELEELKKLLVEEGVEFDVVLTNPPFSMSYSQKDKDEKEVLLQYANSDYTQNLTLKSGTTELKSSVKSNVLFIARYNSLLRKGGKLLIILDNSVLNSYSHKEYRDYIRNNFIIKAIFQLPTHTFVNQEAGGITSILYLEKRISAVQEQPPVFAREIENVGHSTSGKELSVDDFDNVLKEYKRYELEGKLYFKGEKPLKDYEHDLLFLVPAEKIPDRLDVFFHQPSYHNLLSKLRSLSSKGKCEIKTLSDFEKIPNIDTEETDDSDAIYKYIDISTIDKERGFIMEDDCDEGTREQLPDRAKLLVRQNDIIFSKPFRSLKKVAIIPLSLDKQLASSGFYGIRPSNREEACILWSIFKSNLIQVQLLHLSSGYTQRELNEEYLKEYLLIPITNKKDELARAIENSISEATDARQEELKAIRNIISEPEKSIEYIN